One stretch of Thermanaerosceptrum fracticalcis DNA includes these proteins:
- the hyfB gene encoding hydrogenase 4 subunit B: MVAEQLFIMSILLYAAGAGASLLLGKMDRHANYVAAITAFLAAVTGMAWAIPVLAGGAGFTLNFTGFIPFTQFVIRVDQLSAFMALVISLLTAATALYSLSYLEEYSGKGKGLLGFFMNIFIGSMILVVTVGDAFYFLIFWELMTLASFFLVSFEQEKKESTGAGLVYLIMAHVGTALIMLSFLLFVSKTGSFDFATFSEAPLSEGLKTTAFILAFLGFGAKAGIIPLHIWLPQAHPAAPSNISALMSGVMIKTAIYGIIRVGVDFLGATNYWWGVIVLLAGAVSAVLGVMYALAQHDLKRLLAFHSVENIGIILMGVGVGMLGAALEQPMLAVLGLMAGLYHLINHATFKGLLFLGAGSVLYRTHSKNMEKLGGLVKRMPFTAFAFLIGAAAISALPPLNGFVSEWYTYHSLFLAAKSGSWWVTLVASVVIVMLAITGALAAMCFVKAYGVTFAGAARSHHAETAREVPPTMVAGMFVLVVAIVILGVGAPWLVPAFTSVAASLLNQPAVPAAAGMIMYPGFLIQGTLSTPLMAILLVGLVTLPLLLVALGGGFGTGRRVDEAPWACGYAYNPRMGYTASSFAQPLRVIFRAIYRPQTHVKGPRYTSKSYFEGPVHYESHASSLWEDYLYKPLVAAVMRTGTYIQKLQAGSIHLYLLYIIIILVSFLLIATR, translated from the coding sequence ATGGTTGCTGAACAGCTTTTTATAATGTCCATACTCCTTTATGCGGCTGGAGCCGGTGCCTCGCTGCTATTAGGTAAAATGGACAGGCATGCCAACTACGTTGCTGCTATAACTGCTTTCCTTGCGGCTGTTACCGGGATGGCGTGGGCCATCCCGGTATTGGCCGGCGGGGCGGGCTTTACGCTGAATTTCACCGGATTTATTCCCTTTACACAATTTGTTATCCGAGTAGATCAGCTGTCTGCCTTTATGGCACTGGTCATTTCACTGCTGACTGCTGCTACAGCCCTTTATTCGTTGTCTTACCTGGAGGAGTACAGCGGGAAGGGTAAGGGCCTGCTGGGATTTTTTATGAATATTTTTATCGGTTCTATGATCCTGGTGGTTACTGTAGGAGATGCCTTTTATTTTCTGATCTTCTGGGAGCTCATGACTCTTGCTTCGTTTTTCCTGGTAAGTTTTGAGCAGGAGAAAAAGGAATCTACCGGTGCCGGTTTGGTTTACCTGATCATGGCCCACGTAGGTACGGCTTTGATTATGCTATCATTTCTCCTTTTCGTCAGCAAGACCGGTAGTTTTGACTTTGCAACCTTCAGTGAGGCGCCTCTTTCTGAGGGTTTAAAAACGACGGCCTTCATTCTGGCATTTTTAGGTTTCGGGGCTAAAGCAGGTATTATTCCTTTGCATATCTGGTTACCCCAGGCTCACCCGGCTGCTCCCTCAAACATTTCCGCTTTGATGTCCGGTGTCATGATCAAAACGGCAATTTACGGCATTATCCGTGTAGGAGTGGACTTTTTGGGCGCTACCAACTACTGGTGGGGTGTGATAGTTCTTCTTGCTGGCGCCGTCTCGGCTGTTTTGGGTGTAATGTACGCGCTGGCACAGCATGACTTAAAACGGTTGCTGGCTTTTCACAGCGTGGAAAACATCGGCATCATTTTAATGGGGGTAGGGGTTGGCATGTTGGGCGCGGCTTTAGAGCAACCGATGCTGGCCGTGCTCGGATTAATGGCAGGTCTTTACCACCTGATTAATCACGCTACTTTTAAAGGGCTGCTCTTCCTAGGGGCAGGTTCGGTCCTCTACCGTACGCATAGCAAAAATATGGAGAAACTGGGCGGGTTGGTAAAAAGGATGCCCTTTACAGCATTTGCTTTTCTTATTGGCGCGGCAGCTATTTCAGCTTTGCCTCCGCTGAACGGCTTTGTCAGTGAATGGTATACCTATCATTCACTGTTCCTGGCTGCTAAGTCAGGCAGCTGGTGGGTGACCCTGGTTGCTTCTGTTGTTATCGTAATGCTGGCCATTACAGGTGCGTTGGCTGCCATGTGCTTTGTTAAGGCTTATGGCGTCACCTTCGCCGGTGCCGCCCGCAGTCACCACGCTGAGACTGCCAGAGAGGTTCCGCCAACCATGGTGGCAGGCATGTTTGTTCTGGTGGTCGCCATCGTTATTTTAGGGGTGGGCGCACCCTGGCTGGTTCCTGCTTTTACTTCCGTGGCAGCGTCTTTGCTGAACCAACCGGCGGTACCGGCCGCTGCAGGGATGATTATGTATCCTGGCTTTTTAATTCAAGGTACCCTCTCTACTCCGCTGATGGCCATCCTGCTGGTAGGTCTAGTTACTTTACCTTTGCTGCTGGTGGCCCTCGGAGGCGGGTTTGGCACAGGTAGGCGGGTGGATGAAGCGCCGTGGGCGTGCGGTTATGCCTACAACCCCCGTATGGGTTATACCGCTTCATCTTTTGCCCAACCCCTTAGAGTAATTTTCCGGGCTATTTACCGGCCTCAAACTCATGTTAAGGGGCCGCGTTATACTTCTAAGTCTTACTTTGAAGGGCCTGTACATTACGAGTCTCATGCCTCATCGCTATGGGAGGACTACCTTTACAAGCCACTGGTGG
- a CDS encoding 4Fe-4S dicluster domain-containing protein: protein MPNRFIIADPDRCLGCYTCMAGCALIHKNYGLQPFPRLFVTHTSEGTMPIQCRHCEDAPCAKVCPVKAIEIKDQMVQLNEGLCIGCKMCALACPFGCIEIQGTRAPSVEEVGLVNFHLIPLLAGDIGQKTIAAKCDLCSFTEGGPTCVQVCPTKALKEVKGEEIERLSKLKRGANTKSAVSILRSGR from the coding sequence ATGCCTAATCGTTTTATAATTGCTGATCCTGACCGCTGCCTGGGCTGCTATACTTGTATGGCCGGCTGTGCCCTTATCCATAAAAATTACGGGCTGCAGCCTTTCCCCCGGCTTTTTGTTACCCATACTTCTGAAGGAACGATGCCCATTCAGTGCCGGCACTGCGAGGATGCTCCTTGTGCAAAAGTTTGTCCCGTTAAAGCCATCGAGATTAAGGACCAGATGGTCCAATTAAACGAAGGTCTCTGTATTGGCTGTAAGATGTGTGCTCTGGCCTGCCCCTTTGGTTGTATTGAGATTCAGGGCACCCGAGCTCCCTCGGTTGAAGAAGTCGGTCTGGTTAACTTTCACCTAATTCCTCTGCTAGCCGGGGATATCGGACAGAAAACCATTGCTGCAAAATGCGATCTTTGTTCTTTCACAGAGGGTGGCCCCACTTGTGTACAAGTCTGCCCGACCAAAGCGCTGAAAGAGGTTAAAGGTGAGGAGATAGAGCGGCTCAGTAAGCTTAAGAGGGGCGCTAACACCAAAAGTGCGGTTTCCATCCTTAGAAGTGGGAGGTAA
- the fdhF gene encoding formate dehydrogenase subunit alpha: MVKKEQERVLTICPFCGGGCGIYLNIEDGKITGTEPDKLHPVNEGELCVKGYYGYEYVQDSRRLTSPLIKKNGSFVSVSWDEALDYVAERLKTIKQESGPDAFALFTSARSISEDNYMAQKFARAVMGTNNVDHCARLUHAPTVAGLAMTLGSGAMTNSIPELSAHSDVIFIIGSNTAECHPLIARHVLKAKERGARLIVADPRMTEMANKADIWLRVPAGYNIPLINGLINVIIKEGLAKTDFIREHAVGFDELAKAVEEYTPDYVEELTGIPQKDLVEAARIYGRAQAAAILYCMGITQFSHGTGNVVSLSNLAVITGNLGRSGAGLYPLRGQNNVQGACDMGGLPNVLPGYLDVTKEDNRARFEKVWGVKLPSTPGLKLTEVPDAILQHRVRALYVFGENPVMSDPDSEHLRHALEHLDLLVVQDIFLTETARLADVVLPAACWGEKDGTFHNTERRVQRVRKAVDPPGEARPDWQIFGMLAQKMGYPGMNYRHPQEIWDELRKLVPEKFGGISYARLEKERGIVWPCPSEDHPGTPILYRGGKFLTSSGKANLYPVLFDPGKHDSKQPNNVKGAAKVIVGSIAELPDQEYPFTLTTGRRVYHYHTSTMTGKSWAITQVAPGEMIEINPCDAKKLGINDGEYIKVSTRRGSVVARAWVTERVPENTVFMTFHYWEACSNELTNTAADNITGTPELKVAAAKVEKISPTEARAIRQEKKEKYLVGLEKEITGPAMGKGGKADA; this comes from the coding sequence ATGGTAAAGAAAGAGCAAGAACGGGTTTTGACAATATGTCCTTTCTGCGGTGGTGGTTGCGGCATCTACCTGAATATCGAGGATGGAAAAATTACCGGTACCGAGCCTGACAAGCTTCACCCTGTCAATGAAGGGGAATTGTGTGTCAAGGGCTACTACGGATATGAATATGTTCAGGATTCCCGCCGTTTGACTTCACCGTTAATTAAGAAGAACGGAAGTTTTGTTTCCGTTTCCTGGGATGAGGCGCTGGACTACGTTGCCGAGCGGTTAAAGACGATCAAGCAGGAGTCCGGGCCTGATGCCTTTGCTTTGTTTACTTCAGCCAGGTCTATTAGTGAAGACAACTATATGGCTCAGAAGTTTGCCAGAGCGGTAATGGGGACCAATAATGTGGACCACTGCGCCCGTCTCTGACACGCCCCTACCGTCGCCGGTCTGGCGATGACCTTGGGCAGCGGGGCAATGACGAATTCAATTCCTGAACTTAGTGCCCATTCAGACGTTATCTTTATAATTGGTTCTAATACTGCCGAGTGCCATCCTTTGATAGCCCGGCATGTTTTGAAGGCCAAGGAACGCGGCGCCAGGCTGATTGTGGCGGATCCGCGGATGACGGAAATGGCCAACAAAGCAGATATCTGGCTGAGGGTACCTGCCGGATATAACATTCCGCTCATTAACGGGCTGATTAACGTAATCATCAAGGAAGGACTTGCTAAGACCGACTTTATCCGGGAGCATGCTGTGGGCTTTGATGAACTGGCTAAAGCGGTGGAGGAGTATACTCCGGACTATGTTGAGGAGCTAACGGGGATTCCCCAAAAAGATTTGGTCGAGGCGGCCCGCATTTACGGCCGGGCGCAGGCAGCGGCTATTTTGTACTGCATGGGAATTACCCAGTTCAGCCACGGTACAGGCAATGTGGTAAGCCTGTCCAACCTGGCTGTGATTACAGGTAACCTGGGCCGCTCCGGGGCCGGGTTATATCCGCTGAGAGGTCAGAACAACGTTCAAGGGGCTTGTGACATGGGTGGCCTGCCTAATGTCCTGCCTGGTTACCTGGATGTAACAAAAGAAGATAACCGTGCTCGGTTTGAAAAAGTATGGGGGGTCAAGTTGCCGTCAACCCCCGGACTTAAGCTGACAGAGGTTCCCGACGCTATTCTGCAGCATCGTGTTCGTGCCCTGTATGTCTTCGGAGAAAACCCTGTTATGAGTGATCCGGATTCGGAGCACCTGCGCCACGCTCTGGAGCACTTAGATCTGCTGGTGGTCCAGGATATCTTCCTTACTGAGACTGCACGCTTGGCTGATGTGGTATTGCCTGCCGCTTGCTGGGGAGAAAAAGATGGTACTTTTCACAACACCGAACGCCGGGTACAGCGGGTGCGCAAGGCTGTTGACCCGCCGGGTGAGGCACGTCCCGACTGGCAGATTTTCGGGATGCTGGCCCAAAAAATGGGTTATCCCGGGATGAATTACCGCCATCCCCAGGAAATCTGGGATGAATTGCGGAAGCTGGTTCCGGAAAAATTTGGCGGTATCAGTTACGCACGCCTGGAAAAGGAACGGGGGATTGTGTGGCCATGTCCGTCTGAGGACCACCCAGGGACGCCAATCCTGTACCGGGGAGGTAAGTTCCTGACATCGTCCGGTAAGGCTAACCTTTATCCGGTGCTGTTTGATCCCGGTAAGCATGATTCCAAACAGCCCAATAATGTGAAAGGCGCGGCAAAGGTAATTGTGGGTAGTATTGCCGAACTACCCGACCAAGAATATCCCTTCACCCTTACCACCGGCAGGCGGGTATATCATTACCATACCAGTACTATGACCGGTAAATCATGGGCTATTACCCAGGTTGCGCCAGGGGAAATGATAGAGATAAATCCCTGCGATGCCAAGAAGCTGGGCATAAATGACGGTGAGTATATTAAAGTATCCACCCGACGGGGTTCGGTGGTGGCCCGGGCCTGGGTAACCGAGCGGGTTCCGGAAAACACCGTCTTTATGACATTCCACTACTGGGAGGCTTGCAGTAATGAGCTGACCAATACAGCCGCCGATAATATTACCGGTACGCCCGAATTAAAAGTTGCGGCTGCCAAAGTGGAAAAAATATCACCAACAGAAGCCCGGGCCATCCGCCAGGAGAAAAAAGAAAAGTACCTGGTCGGCTTGGAAAAGGAGATTACCGGACCGGCGATGGGGAAGGGAGGAAAAGCAGATGCCTAA
- a CDS encoding formate/nitrite transporter family protein — translation MAFKSPNDIAMGMVQVGVKKAALSVKKMLILGFLAGAYIALGGFLAVRVGGAVPNDVWGSLQKFIFAGVFPVGLMMVIIAGAELVTGNFMTQPIAFLDRKIGISGVIKSWTFVYLGNFIGSIFVAFVLSYLTGLIMEPVKAGDVVTKMPWAAYIVKVANAKTALTWWEAFWRAVGCNWMVVLAVWMAFSAEDIVGKIFAIWWPIMAFVAIGFEHSVANMFFIPLGIFAGSDPTYVAFTQTAQGIAAQAPVLKATWETFFLNNLIPVTLGNIVGAGLFVAMVYWYVYLKAEKGEVARVSKGA, via the coding sequence ATGGCTTTCAAATCACCAAATGATATAGCTATGGGCATGGTACAAGTAGGGGTTAAAAAAGCTGCCCTGTCTGTCAAAAAAATGCTTATCCTCGGTTTCCTGGCTGGAGCCTACATTGCCTTAGGAGGATTCCTTGCTGTTCGAGTGGGTGGTGCAGTACCTAATGATGTGTGGGGCAGCCTGCAAAAATTTATTTTTGCCGGCGTATTCCCGGTTGGCCTGATGATGGTTATTATCGCCGGGGCTGAACTTGTTACCGGCAACTTTATGACTCAGCCTATAGCCTTTCTGGACAGAAAAATTGGAATTAGTGGGGTTATCAAAAGCTGGACTTTTGTTTACTTGGGAAATTTTATCGGTTCCATTTTTGTGGCCTTTGTACTTTCTTACTTGACAGGGTTAATTATGGAACCTGTAAAGGCTGGCGATGTAGTAACGAAAATGCCCTGGGCGGCATATATCGTTAAGGTTGCTAATGCCAAAACGGCACTGACATGGTGGGAGGCTTTCTGGCGGGCAGTTGGATGTAACTGGATGGTTGTCCTGGCAGTTTGGATGGCTTTCAGCGCAGAAGACATTGTCGGAAAGATCTTTGCCATCTGGTGGCCGATCATGGCCTTCGTAGCTATTGGCTTTGAGCACTCGGTGGCCAACATGTTTTTCATTCCCCTAGGTATCTTTGCCGGAAGCGATCCAACCTATGTCGCTTTTACCCAGACTGCGCAAGGGATTGCTGCCCAGGCTCCTGTCCTAAAGGCTACGTGGGAAACATTCTTTTTGAACAACCTCATCCCGGTAACCCTGGGTAATATCGTCGGTGCCGGGTTATTTGTTGCAATGGTTTACTGGTATGTATATCTGAAGGCCGAAAAGGGAGAGGTTGCAAGGGTCTCCAAAGGTGCCTGA
- a CDS encoding beta-class carbonic anhydrase, whose product MNVKSDAKAEVGQTESLEKGSVLKEILEANQKFIQQFQPVKLSHHPRKKIAVVTCMDTRLVDFLEPAMGLKRGDAKIIKNAGNTVPAEVIRSLAAAIYSLGVKEVLVVGHTHCGMAHVDEQKLANSMRENGISEEVIAGLNLKEWIGAISDEESNVKEMVKEIKASPVIPSQVPVHGLIIDIETGMLRVVA is encoded by the coding sequence GTGAACGTGAAATCCGACGCAAAAGCTGAAGTTGGGCAAACTGAAAGCCTCGAAAAGGGGTCTGTTTTAAAAGAAATTCTTGAAGCTAATCAAAAATTTATTCAACAGTTCCAGCCTGTCAAATTAAGTCACCATCCCCGTAAAAAGATAGCTGTGGTTACCTGTATGGATACAAGATTGGTTGATTTCTTGGAACCTGCCATGGGCTTAAAACGTGGGGATGCGAAAATTATAAAAAACGCAGGCAATACCGTCCCGGCAGAAGTTATTCGCAGCTTGGCTGCTGCCATTTATTCGCTGGGCGTAAAAGAAGTTCTGGTTGTGGGTCACACCCACTGCGGAATGGCTCATGTGGATGAACAGAAACTGGCCAATAGCATGCGGGAAAATGGGATATCAGAGGAGGTGATCGCGGGGCTCAACTTAAAGGAGTGGATCGGGGCAATTTCTGATGAGGAGAGCAATGTTAAAGAAATGGTTAAAGAAATCAAGGCGTCTCCTGTTATTCCATCTCAGGTTCCCGTTCATGGTCTGATCATTGATATTGAAACCGGTATGCTTAGGGTTGTGGCTTGA
- a CDS encoding transposase, translated as MKKLCKPTFEKKDHGQGAGIPVLKTIWDLFDLSLLFSQSGIRKHSGIPAWLLAFAYICGLVNHSSSANQNAKFSTEAPFLQQLLSGQIISQSAFSRFLSKPFQWLRFSLGRFARLQENTDSRLTDGDIIALDDTKIEHPHGKKIPFLCWLFDSSDKRHVWCINLVSTLAILKNGLEYPMLWRFWVKTGQENEKQSKLDLAKQMLAEARQLNKARLWVAMDRWFLCKKFLNWLMGQNFDWVTKAKRNTALFRKIYDPVLGKERYIKLNPKQLLREVYSQLRVLGKESVLSIPDIYIKMPYETLTRKGKPITRQRFLPIAAIAATYEKQAVEGSIVLPEEECPATFKDAYLLISNRVDTPEEAATAYVKRWRIEVFYRTAKQNLGLTSCYAQSETAHFAHVELLFTAKTLLCYASWECNKEGAEQAPSLCEVIRYFFNAGCRIRCCEQLIQVYFDTATQRFSRLIDKFWPHSLELRLWDWENYPETA; from the coding sequence ATGAAGAAACTGTGTAAACCAACTTTCGAAAAAAAGGATCACGGTCAAGGTGCCGGAATCCCGGTACTCAAGACAATTTGGGATTTATTTGACCTGTCTCTGCTGTTTTCCCAGTCCGGAATACGCAAACACTCCGGAATTCCAGCGTGGCTCCTGGCTTTTGCCTACATCTGCGGCCTTGTTAATCATTCAAGTTCTGCAAATCAAAATGCTAAGTTTTCAACGGAAGCTCCATTTTTACAACAACTGCTTTCCGGGCAAATCATCTCTCAAAGTGCCTTCAGCCGGTTTCTCTCCAAGCCCTTTCAGTGGCTCCGGTTCTCTTTGGGCAGATTTGCCAGGTTACAAGAAAATACGGATAGCAGGCTGACCGACGGCGATATCATTGCCTTAGACGATACCAAAATTGAGCATCCTCACGGTAAAAAAATCCCCTTTCTCTGTTGGCTCTTTGACAGTTCGGATAAGCGCCATGTATGGTGTATTAATCTTGTGTCGACCCTGGCTATCTTAAAGAATGGTCTTGAATATCCCATGTTATGGCGCTTTTGGGTTAAAACCGGTCAGGAGAATGAAAAACAAAGCAAGCTTGATCTTGCTAAACAGATGCTCGCAGAGGCTCGTCAGCTGAACAAGGCCAGACTATGGGTAGCCATGGATCGCTGGTTTTTGTGTAAAAAGTTCCTGAACTGGCTGATGGGTCAAAATTTTGACTGGGTTACCAAAGCCAAACGTAACACAGCGCTATTCAGGAAAATCTACGACCCGGTACTAGGAAAGGAACGCTACATTAAACTTAATCCGAAGCAACTGCTGCGAGAAGTTTATTCCCAGCTTCGGGTCCTTGGCAAAGAATCGGTTCTCAGTATTCCGGACATTTACATCAAAATGCCCTATGAGACCTTAACACGCAAGGGAAAACCCATTACTAGACAACGTTTTTTACCCATAGCTGCCATTGCAGCCACTTATGAGAAGCAGGCTGTCGAGGGCAGCATAGTTCTTCCGGAGGAAGAATGCCCAGCAACCTTCAAGGATGCGTATCTCCTGATAAGCAATCGCGTAGATACGCCGGAAGAAGCTGCAACTGCCTATGTTAAACGATGGAGAATAGAAGTTTTTTACCGCACCGCTAAACAGAATCTTGGTTTAACATCTTGCTATGCTCAGTCTGAAACAGCTCATTTCGCACATGTGGAGCTCTTGTTTACAGCGAAGACCCTTCTTTGTTATGCCTCTTGGGAGTGCAATAAAGAAGGCGCCGAACAAGCCCCCTCCCTCTGCGAAGTGATAAGGTACTTCTTCAACGCCGGTTGTCGGATCCGCTGTTGCGAGCAGTTGATCCAAGTCTATTTTGACACGGCAACCCAGCGTTTTTCAAGGCTTATTGATAAATTCTGGCCACATTCTTTGGAACTTAGGTTATGGGATTGGGAAAATTATCCTGAAACTGCATAA
- a CDS encoding helix-turn-helix domain-containing protein — protein sequence MTSLTAADWPGNVRELENAIERAVILCEGTEIKNEDLPPSISKEYRNGESIEDETNLNNLNYKQAVEEYKKKLVRNAIKQAGGVQARAAEMLGIGRSTLNEIIKKLNIDV from the coding sequence ATGACGAGCCTGACTGCAGCTGACTGGCCCGGGAATGTGCGAGAACTTGAAAATGCCATTGAGAGAGCTGTAATCCTTTGTGAAGGGACAGAGATTAAAAATGAAGACCTGCCTCCTTCTATAAGTAAAGAGTACCGTAATGGGGAAAGTATTGAAGATGAAACCAATTTAAACAATTTAAATTACAAGCAGGCAGTGGAAGAATATAAGAAAAAATTAGTAAGAAACGCTATAAAGCAGGCGGGTGGAGTACAGGCGAGGGCTGCCGAGATGTTGGGAATAGGGCGAAGCACGTTAAATGAAATAATTAAAAAGCTTAATATAGATGTATAA
- a CDS encoding GNAT family N-acetyltransferase yields the protein MIRKASVHDLDSIMAILKALGTNDKNPTQGFLMSDYTVNEDLHRKKYEGDLKTLTYTYVYEEETKVKGFLIAYRKDEWLKEVPSWEEDIFWHPQFNRHALEDFVLINQTGMFPGLTGKGIGSSLYQALFADLAQAGITNIFAETIIAPTPNFASLHFRIKQKYSLAGVRYEKYNDTIFTTLVYHKRI from the coding sequence ATGATCCGTAAAGCCAGCGTTCATGACCTGGACAGTATTATGGCAATCTTAAAAGCCCTAGGCACAAATGATAAAAACCCTACTCAGGGTTTTCTCATGAGTGACTATACAGTAAATGAAGATTTACACCGTAAAAAATATGAAGGGGACTTAAAGACCCTTACCTACACCTATGTTTATGAAGAAGAGACAAAAGTGAAAGGCTTTCTTATTGCTTACCGTAAGGATGAATGGTTGAAAGAAGTACCATCCTGGGAAGAAGATATTTTCTGGCATCCTCAATTTAACCGGCACGCCTTAGAAGATTTCGTCTTAATCAACCAGACGGGGATGTTTCCCGGTTTAACGGGAAAAGGTATTGGCAGCTCCCTTTACCAGGCCCTTTTTGCTGACTTGGCCCAAGCCGGAATCACCAACATTTTTGCAGAAACCATCATCGCACCCACGCCTAATTTTGCTTCACTCCATTTTCGCATTAAACAGAAATATTCCCTGGCCGGTGTGCGCTACGAAAAATATAACGATACTATTTTTACAACACTTGTTTACCATAAAAGGATTTAA
- a CDS encoding NAD(P)/FAD-dependent oxidoreductase: protein MIRVAGLKLSLEEGEERLLQLIAKKLHVKTHEIKEWHIYKQSVDARKSKMIYFIYTVDVVVKDEKFLLSKLNDPDISLTPDLAYEEVEAGAEVLKHPPVIIGTGPAGLFAGLLLAQRGYQPLLLERGDEVDKRSDKVRHFWNTGELDPESNVQFGEGGAGTFSDGKLTTLIKDKRCRKVLEELVQAGAPPDILYSFKPHIGTDILRQVVKSLRRRIQELGGQVFFRSKVTDLVLENQELRGLVINDREKLPCQAAILAVGHSARDTFLMLFKRKVQMVPKPFSIGVRIEHPQAMIDKIQYKHFAGHPRLGPADYKLVYHGKNGRSAYTFCMCPGGMVVAAASEPGHVVTNGMSEHARDGKNANSALLVGVTPQDFGDHHPLSGIAFQRRWESQAYQLGGSNYNAPAQLVGDFLQQKPSVCWGAVVPTYRKGVFLTDLRQCLPAYVTATLKEALDSFNQKMPGFAWEEAILTGVETRSSSPVRIVRNDTFQANVTGIYPAGEGAGYAGGIVSAAVDGLRVAEAIIHRYRPLRI from the coding sequence ATGATAAGAGTGGCAGGTCTCAAACTATCGCTGGAGGAAGGGGAAGAACGCCTTCTGCAGTTAATTGCGAAAAAACTGCATGTGAAGACTCATGAGATCAAGGAATGGCATATTTATAAACAGTCTGTCGATGCCAGAAAAAGCAAGATGATTTATTTTATTTATACCGTTGATGTGGTGGTTAAAGATGAAAAATTTCTTCTTAGCAAACTGAATGATCCGGATATCTCCCTTACTCCAGACCTGGCTTATGAGGAGGTGGAAGCGGGGGCGGAAGTTTTAAAACATCCTCCTGTTATTATCGGGACGGGGCCGGCAGGTTTATTTGCCGGTTTGCTTTTGGCCCAGAGAGGGTATCAACCGCTCCTCCTGGAAAGAGGTGATGAAGTAGACAAACGTTCCGATAAGGTCCGGCATTTCTGGAACACAGGGGAACTGGATCCTGAATCCAATGTGCAGTTTGGGGAGGGAGGAGCCGGTACTTTTTCCGATGGTAAACTGACTACCCTCATCAAAGACAAGCGCTGCCGCAAAGTACTGGAGGAACTGGTCCAGGCCGGAGCGCCGCCTGATATCCTCTATTCCTTTAAGCCTCATATTGGCACAGATATTTTACGGCAGGTGGTCAAAAGTTTGCGCCGGCGCATTCAGGAACTGGGAGGCCAGGTCTTTTTCCGGTCCAAGGTTACCGATCTGGTCCTTGAGAACCAGGAACTGCGGGGTTTGGTCATTAATGACAGAGAAAAACTTCCCTGCCAGGCGGCGATTCTGGCTGTTGGTCACAGTGCACGGGATACTTTTCTTATGTTGTTTAAGAGGAAGGTGCAGATGGTGCCCAAACCTTTCTCCATTGGTGTGAGAATTGAACACCCCCAGGCCATGATTGATAAAATCCAGTATAAACACTTTGCTGGGCACCCCCGTTTGGGACCGGCTGATTACAAGCTTGTATATCATGGGAAAAACGGGCGGTCAGCCTATACTTTTTGTATGTGTCCCGGTGGGATGGTTGTTGCTGCTGCCTCTGAACCGGGTCATGTGGTGACCAATGGGATGAGTGAACATGCACGGGATGGTAAGAATGCCAACAGTGCATTATTGGTAGGCGTGACACCCCAAGACTTTGGTGATCACCATCCTTTATCCGGTATTGCTTTTCAGCGCCGCTGGGAGAGCCAGGCTTATCAATTGGGAGGAAGCAATTATAATGCTCCTGCTCAACTGGTAGGCGATTTTCTCCAGCAGAAGCCCTCGGTTTGCTGGGGAGCAGTGGTTCCTACCTATAGAAAGGGAGTCTTTCTTACGGACCTTCGCCAATGTTTGCCGGCTTATGTTACTGCTACCTTAAAAGAAGCCCTGGATAGTTTTAATCAAAAAATGCCTGGTTTTGCCTGGGAGGAGGCTATTTTAACGGGAGTGGAAACACGTAGTTCCTCCCCCGTACGGATTGTGAGAAATGACACATTTCAAGCCAATGTGACAGGAATCTACCCGGCAGGAGAAGGAGCCGGATATGCCGGAGGGATTGTCTCGGCGGCGGTGGATGGGCTGCGGGTGGCGGAAGCTATTATTCACCGGTATCGGCCTTTAAGAATATAA